One window of the Anaeromyxobacter dehalogenans 2CP-C genome contains the following:
- a CDS encoding pilus assembly protein TadG-related protein, translating into MARPDPRRGERGVTAVLVAIVVVVLGAFLALALNVGHSRAVRGQLQSAVDAGALAGAAELDGTLAPLLAGRPGALASEFTERHITDRSMPVEITPATDVIPGHWDPFSSDPATAFTPVSPIATEQDARRVNAVLVRAGREAARANAVEVAFSGFVSTDQMNVGADAVAVNGGPCEDSCPDAPLAFFACGIEDPDTYQLACGRTLRIHFSPDGTDTAGLSSLSLDSANTQTYRNIISGALCRNLQAGDLVNISNGQQGSTTLCGAENNQPTFDRYCRADATGTCTQPLEIRAPVVDGECPPRFNQTHQVIGFATFRFVRMVCGGASNSYIDVEFLCDEVDDESGVIGCGWFGTGPLRPMLVR; encoded by the coding sequence ATGGCACGTCCGGACCCGAGGCGGGGCGAGCGCGGCGTCACGGCGGTGCTGGTCGCCATCGTCGTGGTGGTGCTGGGCGCGTTCCTGGCGCTCGCGCTCAACGTGGGGCACAGCCGGGCGGTGCGCGGCCAGCTGCAGAGCGCGGTGGACGCCGGCGCGCTGGCGGGCGCCGCCGAGCTGGACGGGACCCTCGCCCCGCTGCTCGCGGGGAGGCCGGGCGCGCTGGCGAGCGAGTTCACCGAGCGGCACATCACCGACCGCTCCATGCCGGTGGAGATCACGCCGGCGACCGACGTGATCCCGGGGCACTGGGATCCGTTCTCCTCGGATCCCGCCACGGCGTTCACGCCGGTGAGCCCCATCGCGACCGAGCAGGACGCGCGCCGGGTGAACGCCGTGCTCGTGCGCGCCGGGCGAGAGGCCGCTCGGGCGAACGCGGTCGAGGTGGCGTTCTCCGGGTTCGTGAGCACGGACCAGATGAACGTGGGGGCCGACGCGGTCGCCGTGAACGGCGGCCCGTGCGAGGACTCGTGCCCGGACGCGCCGCTCGCGTTCTTCGCCTGCGGCATCGAGGACCCCGACACGTACCAGCTCGCCTGCGGCCGGACGCTGCGCATCCACTTCAGCCCGGACGGCACCGACACCGCCGGCCTCTCGTCGCTGTCGCTCGACTCGGCCAACACCCAGACGTACCGCAACATCATCTCCGGGGCGCTGTGCCGGAACCTGCAGGCGGGCGACCTCGTCAACATCAGCAACGGCCAGCAGGGCTCGACCACGCTGTGCGGCGCCGAGAACAACCAGCCGACCTTCGATCGCTACTGCCGGGCCGACGCCACGGGCACCTGCACGCAGCCCCTCGAGATCCGGGCGCCGGTGGTGGACGGCGAGTGCCCGCCGCGCTTCAACCAGACGCACCAGGTGATCGGCTTCGCGACGTTCCGGTTCGTGCGCATGGTCTGCGGCGGCGCCAGCAACTCCTACATCGACGTCGAGTTCCTCTGCGACGAGGTGGACGACGAGTCCGGCGTGATCGGCTGCGGCTGGTTCGGCACCGGCCCGCTGCGCCCGATGCTCGTGCGGTAG